In Roseomonas fluvialis, one genomic interval encodes:
- a CDS encoding cupin domain-containing protein, translating into MADTLPLEAASALDNAPAHWPDAIREDFIRNQLNPCVGTELLSENERVRVWRVQVAPGERLPFHRHVLDYFWCAITSGQARSHLQDGRIVDIPVTAGQVVHSRYGAGEYKLHDLVNTGTTELIFTTVEFLDSTNAALPVPATALRRS; encoded by the coding sequence ATGGCCGACACGCTTCCCCTCGAAGCAGCATCCGCGCTGGATAACGCGCCCGCGCATTGGCCTGATGCGATCCGCGAGGACTTCATCCGCAACCAGCTCAACCCCTGCGTCGGCACTGAATTGTTGTCCGAGAACGAGCGCGTCCGCGTGTGGCGCGTGCAGGTCGCCCCCGGCGAGCGGCTGCCCTTTCATCGACATGTGCTCGACTACTTCTGGTGCGCCATCACCAGCGGCCAGGCGCGCTCCCATCTGCAGGATGGTCGTATCGTCGACATCCCTGTGACCGCCGGACAGGTGGTGCACTCCCGCTACGGTGCCGGCGAATACAAGCTGCATGACCTGGTCAATACCGGGACCACCGAGCTCATCTTCACCACGGTGGAGTTCCTCGACAGCACGAACGCGGCACTTCCGGTCCCGGCAACCGCGCTGCGCCGCAGCTGA
- a CDS encoding LacI family DNA-binding transcriptional regulator, whose product MTDAPNLSPRTIRMSDVAREAGVSAMSVSNAFKKPEIVLPETRKRILEAARRLGYVPNGLAGSLASGRSRTVAALVPSIRNSSFARTVQGLNDELSEQGYQLLLAVADTAERERSAVEAVLRHRPDGIILTGNEHHPDTILLLQQREVPLVETWIMSEPILDMAVGFDLRHAAKEMGRLLVARGYRHIGFAGYAPAERKRFLERQQGFQAALREAGLRDDLLFHADESAGFAGGRLAMEALRAREPRLDALFCVTDIFAVGVLFECQRQGLAVPRDFAVAGYGDFEIAAEVAPGLTTVRTRGYEIGRAAARLIVERAEGLPTALRVDVGFETIIRGSA is encoded by the coding sequence ATGACCGACGCGCCGAACCTGTCCCCGCGGACCATCCGCATGAGCGATGTTGCGCGGGAGGCCGGCGTGTCCGCGATGAGTGTATCGAACGCCTTCAAGAAGCCCGAGATCGTCTTGCCTGAGACCCGCAAGCGCATCCTGGAGGCGGCCCGGCGGCTAGGCTACGTGCCAAACGGCCTGGCCGGCAGCCTGGCTTCAGGACGGAGCAGGACAGTCGCCGCGCTCGTCCCTTCGATTCGGAACTCAAGCTTCGCGCGCACGGTCCAGGGGTTGAACGACGAGCTCTCCGAGCAGGGATACCAACTGCTTCTGGCCGTCGCCGATACGGCGGAACGCGAGCGGAGTGCCGTGGAGGCGGTGCTGCGGCACCGACCAGATGGCATCATCCTGACCGGCAACGAGCATCACCCGGATACGATCCTTCTGCTGCAGCAGAGGGAGGTGCCGCTCGTCGAAACGTGGATCATGAGCGAGCCGATACTCGACATGGCGGTGGGTTTCGATCTGCGCCATGCGGCAAAGGAGATGGGACGGCTGCTTGTTGCGCGCGGCTACCGGCATATCGGCTTCGCGGGCTATGCGCCGGCTGAGCGCAAGCGTTTCCTAGAACGGCAGCAGGGCTTTCAAGCGGCGTTACGCGAGGCGGGCCTACGCGACGACCTGCTGTTCCATGCGGATGAAAGTGCAGGTTTTGCGGGTGGCCGCCTTGCGATGGAAGCGCTCCGCGCACGAGAGCCGAGGCTCGATGCGCTATTCTGCGTGACCGACATCTTCGCCGTTGGCGTGCTGTTTGAATGCCAGCGCCAGGGCCTTGCTGTGCCGCGCGACTTCGCCGTGGCGGGTTATGGTGATTTCGAGATCGCCGCAGAGGTTGCCCCGGGGCTGACAACCGTGCGGACGCGCGGGTACGAGATTGGTCGTGCTGCCGCCAGGCTGATCGTCGAGCGCGCTGAAGGTCTACCAACCGCATTGCGCGTTGATGTCGGCTTTGAGACCATCATCCGCGGTAGCGCCTAG
- a CDS encoding Bug family tripartite tricarboxylate transporter substrate binding protein codes for MITRRLALSGIASLALPGIGVAQDRFPSRPIRIINPYGPGGASDIISRLVADQMRELLGQPVIVENRPGAGGLIAAEVVARAQPDGHTIMIGNTTTNVLTPLTFRGRPPVDVFIDMAAITRMADLPAVFAVTKDFGPRTMREVIDYAKRHPGDVKYPTPGVATYAHFDMELLAKRNGVEFTHLPMPRGAAPILSALMRNDAQFITLNPAALRPVLESGAVLPIAVTSHERMPEFPNVPTMAEAGFPGIGSISWVAMFAPQGLPPAATTALHRSITQALRAEAVLTSFRRQIITAAPSSTPDDAKTWLMADVAYWRRLIAETGIELAD; via the coding sequence ATGATCACGCGGCGCCTCGCCCTTAGCGGCATCGCCAGCCTTGCACTGCCCGGGATCGGCGTAGCGCAGGACCGCTTCCCCAGCCGGCCGATCCGGATCATCAATCCATATGGGCCCGGTGGCGCCAGCGATATCATCAGTCGCCTCGTCGCTGATCAGATGCGGGAACTTCTTGGCCAGCCGGTCATCGTCGAGAACCGTCCCGGAGCCGGTGGCCTGATCGCGGCGGAAGTCGTTGCCCGCGCCCAGCCCGACGGTCACACGATCATGATCGGCAACACCACGACGAACGTGCTGACGCCACTGACGTTCCGCGGGCGGCCGCCAGTCGATGTCTTCATCGACATGGCCGCGATCACGCGCATGGCGGACCTTCCGGCCGTCTTCGCCGTGACAAAGGATTTCGGCCCACGGACCATGCGTGAAGTGATCGACTACGCGAAGCGTCACCCTGGCGACGTAAAGTATCCGACGCCGGGCGTCGCCACCTACGCGCATTTCGACATGGAACTGCTGGCAAAGCGCAACGGCGTCGAGTTCACGCACCTGCCGATGCCGCGCGGGGCTGCGCCGATCCTGAGCGCGCTGATGCGCAATGACGCGCAGTTCATTACGCTCAACCCGGCGGCGCTGCGCCCGGTGCTCGAGAGCGGCGCGGTGCTGCCCATCGCGGTGACATCACACGAACGCATGCCCGAGTTCCCCAACGTGCCGACGATGGCCGAAGCAGGCTTCCCCGGCATCGGCAGCATTTCCTGGGTCGCGATGTTCGCACCGCAGGGTCTGCCGCCAGCGGCGACGACAGCGCTGCATCGCTCGATCACACAGGCTCTGCGGGCGGAGGCGGTGCTCACAAGCTTCCGACGGCAGATCATCACCGCTGCACCCAGCTCGACACCGGATGACGCCAAGACATGGCTGATGGCCGATGTCGCCTACTGGCGCAGGTTGATCGCTGAAACTGGCATCGAACTGGCGGATTGA
- a CDS encoding DUF1028 domain-containing protein, giving the protein MTFSLAAHDAQTGMFGIASASSSIAVGNRCPWARAGVGVVLTQHRTDTRAGPLGLDFLTHGYNAQEVVNLLVAGSEHPGQRQFAALDREGRAAFFNGPLIESINAGHIGDRCVSVGNFLANVDVPQAMVTAYEAAEGKAFVERLLTALDAGVAKGGETQPAMAAALLVVDRHSWPLVDLRVDFEPDPHETLRRLWRSYEPLVERFVTQVLRPFALKPLINSALTI; this is encoded by the coding sequence ATGACCTTCTCGCTCGCCGCGCACGATGCGCAAACCGGCATGTTCGGGATCGCATCGGCCAGTTCCAGCATCGCGGTCGGTAACCGCTGCCCTTGGGCGCGCGCCGGTGTGGGTGTCGTGTTGACGCAGCACCGCACTGACACGCGCGCGGGGCCCTTAGGTCTGGATTTCCTCACCCATGGCTACAACGCACAGGAAGTGGTGAACCTCCTGGTCGCCGGCAGCGAGCATCCCGGCCAGCGTCAATTTGCCGCGCTGGATCGCGAAGGGCGCGCTGCCTTTTTCAACGGCCCGCTGATTGAATCGATCAATGCCGGCCACATCGGTGACCGCTGCGTCTCGGTCGGGAATTTCCTCGCAAACGTGGATGTCCCGCAGGCCATGGTCACAGCCTACGAGGCCGCCGAAGGAAAAGCCTTCGTGGAGCGGCTGCTCACCGCACTCGATGCCGGCGTCGCCAAGGGGGGCGAAACCCAGCCAGCAATGGCCGCGGCCTTGCTGGTCGTGGACCGCCATTCCTGGCCGCTGGTCGATCTGCGCGTCGATTTCGAGCCCGACCCGCACGAGACCCTACGGCGGCTGTGGCGAAGCTACGAGCCTCTGGTCGAGCGCTTTGTCACCCAGGTGCTCCGCCCATTCGCGCTCAAGCCCCTCATCAATTCCGCCTTGACGATCTGA
- a CDS encoding formylglycine-generating enzyme family protein, with translation MCRIPGGVFRMGSDVHYPEEAPAHRVRVGSFWMDATTVTNAEFARFVAATGYVTVAERPLDPAMYPGARPRDLKPGSLVFRMTDGPVPTNDYRHWWAWTPGACWRHPEGRGSGVQSRPNHPVVQVAYEDAEAYAAWAGKSLPTEAEWEFAARGGLDGAEFVWGDSLTLGGRHMANTWQGDFPWRNTAEDGFAGAAPVASFPPNGYGLHDMAGNVWQWTTDWFAPRHAAEAAKTKAQSSCCMPSDPRGPGIEGSFDANQTGVPIPRRVVKGGSFLCAPSYCRRYRPAARHAQMVDSGMSHIGIRCIRRDA, from the coding sequence ATGTGCCGCATCCCCGGCGGTGTCTTCCGCATGGGCAGCGACGTGCATTACCCGGAGGAAGCCCCGGCACATCGCGTCCGCGTGGGATCCTTCTGGATGGACGCCACGACCGTCACGAACGCGGAGTTCGCCCGCTTCGTCGCCGCCACCGGCTACGTCACCGTGGCGGAACGGCCTCTGGACCCGGCGATGTATCCCGGCGCGCGTCCACGCGATCTCAAGCCAGGCAGCCTGGTGTTCCGCATGACCGACGGGCCCGTGCCGACCAACGATTATCGCCACTGGTGGGCCTGGACCCCCGGTGCCTGCTGGCGCCATCCCGAAGGCCGCGGCAGCGGTGTCCAGAGCCGTCCCAATCACCCGGTGGTCCAGGTCGCCTACGAGGATGCCGAAGCCTATGCCGCCTGGGCCGGAAAATCGCTGCCGACCGAAGCCGAATGGGAATTCGCCGCGCGCGGCGGTTTGGATGGCGCGGAATTCGTCTGGGGCGACAGCCTGACCCTCGGCGGCCGCCACATGGCCAATACCTGGCAGGGCGACTTTCCCTGGCGCAACACGGCGGAGGATGGCTTCGCCGGTGCCGCGCCGGTCGCGTCCTTCCCGCCGAACGGCTACGGCCTCCACGACATGGCCGGCAATGTCTGGCAGTGGACGACGGATTGGTTTGCCCCCCGCCACGCTGCCGAGGCCGCCAAGACCAAGGCGCAATCCTCCTGCTGCATGCCGAGCGACCCGCGTGGCCCCGGGATCGAGGGCTCCTTCGACGCCAACCAGACGGGCGTCCCCATCCCGCGACGGGTGGTGAAGGGCGGCTCCTTCCTATGTGCGCCCTCCTATTGCCGTCGTTATCGCCCGGCGGCGCGCCACGCGCAGATGGTCGACAGCGGCATGAGCCACATCGGCATCCGCTGTATCCGACGCGACGCCTGA
- a CDS encoding FAD binding domain-containing protein: MSRVSHAVAARPRALVVGGSIGGLFAARALRRAGWDTTIFERTGGLEGRGTGIVTHDKLLTALRWVGVEPDATLGVPVTMRQAFDADGRVIGERIHAQTVTSWERLFSILRAGVADADYRTAHDLCDVELLENGVRARFTNGVTEQGDLLVAADGFRSTVRSLLMPAVEPVYAGYVGWRGLTDEAELVARLGSGFFDRFGFYLACSHQMVGYPVAGMGNDLRPGRRRYNFVWYRPVDDDRLRELLTDASGQVHALSIPPPLIRAESLAEMRSTAEHELCPQFREVIRLTAQPFFQPIYDVCSERLVQGRVALIGDAAFVARPHVGAGVTKAAEDVLALAQALDGAAEIGSGLVDYEQARLESGRQIVAWGRRLGGYLAPGHAMTMTPGETFDEPTPDAFMKDSASLEFLVA, translated from the coding sequence ATGTCGCGAGTGTCTCACGCAGTAGCAGCAAGACCGCGCGCGCTTGTCGTCGGCGGGTCCATCGGAGGACTGTTCGCTGCCCGTGCGCTGCGCCGCGCGGGGTGGGACACCACCATTTTCGAGCGAACGGGCGGCCTCGAAGGCCGCGGCACTGGCATCGTCACGCATGACAAGCTGCTGACTGCGCTGCGATGGGTGGGTGTGGAGCCGGATGCGACGCTCGGCGTCCCCGTCACGATGCGCCAAGCCTTCGATGCGGACGGGCGCGTCATCGGCGAGCGTATCCACGCGCAGACTGTCACCTCGTGGGAGAGGCTGTTCAGTATCCTGCGCGCCGGGGTCGCCGATGCCGACTACCGCACCGCACATGACCTCTGCGACGTCGAACTGCTGGAGAACGGCGTGCGCGCACGCTTCACGAATGGCGTGACCGAACAGGGTGACCTGCTGGTCGCCGCCGATGGCTTTCGCTCGACCGTCCGCAGCCTGCTGATGCCTGCGGTCGAGCCCGTCTATGCCGGCTACGTCGGGTGGCGCGGCTTGACGGACGAGGCAGAACTGGTGGCGCGCCTTGGTTCCGGCTTTTTTGACAGGTTTGGCTTCTACCTCGCCTGTTCGCACCAGATGGTGGGCTATCCTGTCGCCGGGATGGGCAATGATTTGCGCCCGGGCCGTCGGCGCTACAACTTCGTCTGGTATCGACCTGTCGATGACGACCGGCTGAGGGAGCTCCTGACGGACGCGAGCGGTCAGGTGCACGCCCTGTCCATCCCGCCGCCGCTGATCCGTGCGGAGTCGTTGGCCGAGATGCGCAGCACCGCAGAACATGAACTCTGCCCTCAGTTCCGGGAAGTCATCCGTCTGACAGCCCAGCCCTTCTTCCAGCCTATCTACGACGTGTGCTCGGAGCGACTGGTCCAAGGCCGCGTTGCCCTCATAGGCGATGCGGCCTTCGTCGCACGCCCGCATGTAGGCGCCGGCGTGACCAAGGCTGCGGAGGACGTGCTTGCCCTCGCGCAGGCGCTCGATGGTGCTGCCGAGATTGGGTCCGGACTCGTTGACTACGAGCAGGCGCGGCTGGAATCGGGCCGCCAGATCGTCGCCTGGGGACGACGTCTCGGTGGCTACCTGGCGCCGGGGCACGCAATGACCATGACGCCTGGCGAGACCTTCGACGAGCCGACGCCCGACGCCTTCATGAAGGACAGCGCATCGCTGGAATTCCTCGTGGCGTGA
- a CDS encoding AraC family transcriptional regulator — MALIETAPGRVYVRPTLYDDPPRMIDGQDELPGTLRLRHEAALGVEHTTTPSVLRTLSLPLEALQTRMATLLGRDLGAMLRGPLRWRPDAADFTALVLLHQQAIGLARDAPHVLSHAAAAAALDARITEVLLSAWSGATALPERAAQRRGDLIISRVLRFIEDGPTAPLSLTALCASAGCSAKTLEMLFRERLGQTPLRYLRQRRLWLAHRALMAADTRTTTVSAIALECGFWELGRFAGAYRALFGQAPSVTLHRKQTRA; from the coding sequence GTGGCGCTGATCGAAACCGCCCCTGGCCGCGTCTATGTGCGGCCGACCCTGTACGACGATCCGCCGCGCATGATCGACGGCCAGGACGAACTGCCAGGCACGCTCCGGCTGCGGCATGAGGCGGCGCTCGGGGTCGAGCACACCACGACCCCCTCGGTGCTACGCACCTTGTCCCTGCCGCTGGAGGCCCTGCAGACACGTATGGCGACGCTGCTGGGCCGAGACCTCGGCGCCATGCTGCGGGGGCCGCTGCGCTGGCGGCCGGACGCGGCCGATTTCACCGCCCTGGTCTTGCTGCACCAGCAGGCCATCGGCCTGGCGCGCGACGCGCCGCATGTCCTCAGTCATGCCGCCGCCGCCGCGGCGCTCGACGCCCGGATCACCGAGGTGCTGCTCTCCGCATGGAGCGGTGCGACGGCGCTGCCCGAACGTGCGGCGCAGCGCCGTGGCGACCTGATCATATCGCGGGTGTTGCGCTTCATCGAAGACGGCCCGACGGCGCCGCTCAGCCTGACCGCCCTGTGCGCATCCGCCGGGTGCTCGGCCAAGACGCTGGAGATGCTGTTCCGCGAAAGGCTCGGCCAGACGCCGCTGCGGTATCTCCGCCAGCGGCGGCTGTGGCTGGCGCATCGCGCGCTGATGGCCGCCGACACACGAACGACGACCGTCTCGGCGATCGCCCTGGAGTGCGGCTTCTGGGAACTAGGCCGCTTTGCCGGCGCCTATCGCGCGCTGTTCGGGCAGGCGCCGTCGGTGACGCTGCACCGCAAGCAAACCCGCGCGTGA
- a CDS encoding arylsulfatase, with protein sequence MDLSLKTRRWLFGTISALAIAGPLAAQQPARPAAPPAAAAPAPAQPAQQRPNILFIMGDDIGMWNIGAYHRGLMAGRTPNLDRLAAEGMLFTDYYAEASCTAGRANFVTGQLPIRTGLTTVGQAGSPLGIPAEAVTIATTLRAQGYATGQFGKNHLGDLNQFLPCVHGFDEFFGYLYHLDAMQDPFSPNYPAALCDQVGPRNVVRCTATDVDDATEQPRWGRVGRQRIVDEGPLPPRPMPGIQYNMTTFDEVIRDNVIGFIDRSVAANRPFFAYMNPTRMHVETHLSPEYQSRRNAENGWSIQEAGMAQMDDNIGAVMEHLRQRGLDQNTIVVFTTDNGAENFTWPDGGNTPFAGGKGTAMEGGFRVPMIVRWPGRIAPGTVQNGIMSGLDWLPTLTAAAGNPNIRDQLRAGAQIGGRTYRNYLDGYDQTRMLTGQGPSARNEIFYFTESTLGAVRINDYKYRFTDQPNGWLGGTVRLDWPQITNLRLDPFERMGMPSGAQGSLHFYVFFLDNFWRFVFVQQEVARYAQSFIDYPPMQRGASFNMDAVKAQIEAAIAAARARSN encoded by the coding sequence ATGGACTTAAGTCTGAAGACGCGTCGTTGGCTTTTTGGCACGATTAGCGCGCTGGCGATCGCTGGTCCCCTGGCGGCCCAGCAGCCGGCTCGCCCCGCCGCGCCGCCCGCCGCAGCGGCACCTGCGCCGGCGCAGCCAGCGCAACAGCGCCCGAACATCCTGTTCATCATGGGCGACGACATCGGCATGTGGAACATCGGCGCCTATCACCGCGGCCTGATGGCCGGGCGGACGCCGAACCTGGACCGGCTCGCCGCCGAGGGCATGCTGTTCACCGACTACTACGCCGAGGCGTCCTGCACCGCGGGCCGGGCCAACTTCGTCACGGGCCAGCTCCCGATCCGGACCGGCCTCACCACGGTCGGTCAGGCGGGCTCGCCGCTCGGTATTCCGGCCGAGGCCGTGACGATCGCCACGACCCTGCGTGCCCAGGGCTACGCCACCGGCCAGTTCGGCAAGAACCACCTGGGTGACCTCAACCAGTTCCTGCCGTGCGTGCATGGCTTCGATGAGTTCTTCGGCTATCTCTACCACCTCGACGCGATGCAGGACCCGTTCTCGCCGAACTATCCGGCGGCGCTGTGCGACCAGGTCGGCCCGCGCAACGTGGTCCGCTGCACCGCCACCGATGTCGACGACGCGACGGAACAGCCCCGCTGGGGCCGCGTCGGCCGCCAGCGCATCGTGGACGAAGGCCCGCTGCCACCGCGCCCGATGCCCGGCATCCAGTACAACATGACGACCTTCGACGAGGTCATCCGCGACAACGTCATCGGCTTCATCGATCGCTCGGTCGCGGCCAACCGGCCCTTCTTCGCCTACATGAACCCGACGCGCATGCACGTCGAAACCCACTTGTCACCCGAATACCAAAGCCGCCGGAACGCGGAGAACGGCTGGTCCATCCAGGAAGCCGGCATGGCGCAGATGGACGACAACATCGGCGCGGTCATGGAGCACCTGCGTCAGCGCGGCCTCGACCAGAATACCATCGTGGTGTTCACCACCGACAACGGCGCCGAGAACTTCACGTGGCCCGATGGCGGCAATACGCCCTTCGCCGGAGGCAAGGGGACGGCCATGGAAGGCGGCTTCCGCGTGCCGATGATCGTCCGTTGGCCGGGCCGCATCGCTCCGGGCACTGTGCAGAACGGGATCATGTCGGGCCTCGACTGGCTGCCGACGCTGACCGCCGCTGCCGGCAACCCGAACATCCGCGACCAGCTGCGTGCCGGCGCGCAGATCGGCGGCCGCACCTACCGCAACTACCTCGACGGCTACGACCAGACCCGGATGCTGACCGGGCAGGGCCCGTCGGCCCGCAACGAGATCTTCTACTTCACCGAGAGCACGCTCGGCGCGGTGCGGATCAACGACTACAAGTACCGCTTCACCGACCAGCCGAATGGTTGGCTGGGTGGCACGGTGCGTCTGGACTGGCCGCAGATCACCAACCTCCGGCTCGACCCGTTCGAGCGCATGGGCATGCCCAGCGGTGCGCAGGGCTCGCTGCATTTCTATGTGTTCTTCCTCGACAACTTCTGGCGCTTCGTCTTCGTCCAGCAGGAAGTGGCACGCTACGCCCAGTCCTTCATCGACTATCCGCCAATGCAGCGTGGTGCCTCCTTCAACATGGACGCAGTGAAGGCGCAGATCGAGGCCGCCATCGCAGCAGCGCGAGCGCGGAGCAACTAG
- a CDS encoding Bug family tripartite tricarboxylate transporter substrate binding protein: MTFPVETSRRLAIAALLAPLASTARAQAPAFPTRPITLVVSFPAGGSSDVTARILAEGMARDLGQPVVVENRPGGATVIGAMAVAQAAKDGYTLLFASTSALTTNPHLYQNLPYKVSDFQPVSMVAVAPWIIAVSPTVPARTLREFVDYARQRPGQLNYHSYGPGTGAHLFAAMVLAATGIEAEAIVYRGEAPALTALSTGEIQMMPANISGALIEQHKAGRIRIIAIADAARSPVAPDVPTFAEQGFAGVEASSWFGIAAPSGTPAPVVTRLQRAVAAALAMPDIRARIEGIGFSAQASSPEALGKIIDEHSRLWGGVIQRLGIRLQL, from the coding sequence ATGACATTCCCGGTCGAGACTAGCCGTCGCCTGGCCATCGCAGCGCTGCTCGCGCCGCTCGCCTCCACGGCGCGCGCACAGGCGCCCGCTTTCCCCACCCGTCCCATCACGCTGGTCGTCTCATTCCCTGCAGGCGGCAGCAGCGACGTCACCGCGCGCATTCTCGCGGAAGGCATGGCGCGCGATCTCGGTCAGCCGGTCGTGGTCGAGAATCGCCCAGGCGGTGCGACGGTGATCGGCGCCATGGCTGTCGCTCAGGCAGCGAAGGATGGCTACACGCTGCTCTTTGCGTCCACCTCCGCGCTTACGACGAACCCCCATCTCTACCAGAACCTTCCCTACAAGGTTTCGGACTTCCAGCCGGTCTCGATGGTCGCGGTGGCGCCATGGATCATCGCCGTCTCGCCAACCGTGCCTGCGCGCACGCTGCGCGAGTTCGTGGACTATGCGCGGCAGCGGCCCGGCCAACTCAATTATCATTCATACGGACCGGGGACCGGCGCGCATCTCTTTGCCGCGATGGTCTTGGCTGCGACAGGCATCGAGGCTGAGGCGATCGTCTATCGTGGGGAGGCGCCGGCCCTGACTGCCCTGAGCACGGGCGAGATCCAGATGATGCCTGCCAACATCAGCGGCGCTCTGATCGAGCAACACAAGGCGGGCCGCATCCGTATCATTGCCATCGCGGATGCGGCGCGAAGTCCCGTCGCACCGGACGTGCCGACATTCGCCGAGCAGGGCTTCGCGGGCGTCGAGGCCAGTTCATGGTTTGGCATCGCCGCGCCATCCGGCACGCCCGCGCCTGTCGTGACGCGCCTGCAGCGTGCCGTAGCCGCGGCCCTCGCGATGCCTGACATCCGCGCGCGGATCGAGGGCATCGGCTTCAGCGCACAGGCTTCCTCGCCCGAGGCGCTCGGCAAGATCATCGACGAGCATTCGCGTCTTTGGGGCGGCGTGATCCAGCGGCTGGGCATCCGTCTCCAGCTTTGA
- a CDS encoding Gfo/Idh/MocA family protein: protein MRQVSVGIIGVGWVGGVRANALADHPQVRALHICDIRQDRLAEVAGQTRPTSAVEDYRRLLENPDIDMVYVCTTPESTHYPITRDVLLAGKHVMVEKPLAQTTAEADDLIAIANRQGLKLSVGYSQRFNPRFAYVRKAIQEGMIGEPVTCLVSRNVTRELGTKVTGRTRLSPAAMEATHDIDFLMWCLQPRKPIRVFSQASGKYMKQFSETLDHQWVMITMDDGTTVNVGAGWILPLGYPNYSHTWIEIIGTEGSLTVDDSHKEVSLNTVAHGIRYPMSSMPGEAVDHVYAGPMSAETLHFLDAVARDRGVLVKAEEARAVMDIYNAADIAADRHEAVALPRNS from the coding sequence ATGCGACAGGTTTCGGTCGGTATCATCGGCGTGGGGTGGGTGGGTGGCGTTCGCGCCAATGCCTTGGCGGATCATCCGCAAGTGCGCGCGCTGCACATCTGCGACATCCGCCAAGACAGGCTGGCTGAGGTTGCCGGCCAGACCAGGCCGACCTCCGCGGTGGAGGACTACCGTCGGCTACTCGAAAATCCGGACATCGACATGGTGTATGTCTGCACCACGCCTGAAAGCACCCATTACCCGATCACGCGAGACGTACTGTTGGCCGGCAAACATGTGATGGTTGAGAAGCCTCTGGCGCAGACGACAGCCGAGGCGGACGACCTGATTGCCATCGCGAATCGCCAGGGGCTGAAGCTCTCGGTGGGTTATTCGCAGCGATTCAATCCGCGCTTCGCTTATGTACGCAAAGCAATCCAGGAAGGCATGATCGGCGAGCCGGTGACGTGTCTCGTGAGTCGCAACGTGACGCGTGAACTGGGCACGAAGGTCACTGGTCGCACACGCCTTTCACCGGCAGCAATGGAGGCGACGCACGACATCGACTTTCTGATGTGGTGCCTTCAGCCGCGCAAGCCGATCCGCGTCTTCTCGCAGGCTTCGGGCAAGTACATGAAGCAGTTCAGCGAGACACTCGATCATCAATGGGTGATGATCACCATGGATGACGGCACCACGGTCAACGTCGGTGCCGGTTGGATCTTGCCACTCGGCTATCCGAACTACTCCCATACATGGATCGAGATCATCGGGACCGAGGGCTCGTTGACGGTCGATGACAGCCACAAGGAGGTGTCGCTCAACACGGTGGCGCACGGCATTCGCTACCCGATGTCGTCGATGCCGGGCGAGGCAGTCGACCACGTCTATGCAGGTCCCATGTCGGCAGAAACGCTCCACTTCCTGGATGCGGTCGCGCGCGATCGCGGCGTCCTGGTGAAGGCCGAGGAAGCGCGCGCTGTGATGGACATATACAATGCAGCGGACATTGCAGCTGACCGACACGAAGCTGTGGCGCTTCCGCGGAACAGCTGA